A genome region from Planctomycetia bacterium includes the following:
- a CDS encoding serine/threonine-protein kinase, with product RLGEYPEAKEYADRFPAHAKLLQDQISLHRALEDTDVGQTAALSQTIMMPGTSIADRTPDTPTNLVIREGLSSQWEIRPLLRKRLRLIALLNSVLIVLSLPVWWPLMVSPGPIVAYLVVGVGSCLITVWLWGHRPIPLLTLRWIEAVSFGVLVLYFGWQDFWFFKSGWFATLASYHLPGVVTAVRSQSGQWGLLIILYGILIPNTARRALAAVALLACVRLAILGGVVVTIGDVANADTVNFFLITILGMFVVGAIAVFGAHRIEGLRQSVSEARKLGPYRLIRPIGAGGMGQVYLAEHALLRRPCALKLIRPEQVGDARFLARFEREVQTLATLTHPNTVRVYDYGLAADGTFYYAMEYLSGWSLEALVAREGPLPPARAVYLLRQVCGALREAHAVGLVHRDIKPANILVSEIGGMHDVAKLLDFGLVQVAIPTTDVNLTGIGAIVGTPAFMSPEQAAGSANVDSRCDIYSLGAVAYFLVTGKAPFTRSTSVETMAAHLAEPVVAPSGLRAEIPSDLEDIILRCLTKQPHDRFPNVTSLEQALARCACRDDWSAEQAANWWLTATSSVY from the coding sequence ACGTTTGGGCGAATACCCGGAAGCAAAGGAGTATGCCGATCGCTTTCCAGCGCATGCCAAATTGCTGCAAGACCAGATCTCGCTGCATCGCGCCCTAGAAGACACGGACGTCGGCCAGACTGCAGCGTTGTCCCAAACGATCATGATGCCTGGCACGTCGATCGCGGATCGCACTCCCGACACTCCGACCAACCTAGTCATTCGGGAAGGCCTGTCGTCGCAGTGGGAGATTCGGCCGCTGCTGAGAAAGCGCTTGCGGCTCATCGCCTTGTTGAACAGCGTGCTGATTGTCCTAAGCTTGCCGGTTTGGTGGCCACTGATGGTCAGCCCGGGACCCATTGTTGCCTACTTGGTGGTCGGAGTCGGCTCATGCCTAATTACGGTCTGGCTCTGGGGCCACCGACCAATTCCGTTACTAACCTTACGGTGGATTGAGGCAGTTTCGTTTGGCGTCCTGGTGCTCTATTTCGGCTGGCAAGATTTCTGGTTCTTTAAATCCGGCTGGTTTGCCACGCTCGCCTCGTACCATTTGCCAGGCGTCGTCACAGCGGTTCGAAGTCAGAGCGGGCAATGGGGTCTGCTGATTATTCTTTACGGGATTCTGATTCCCAACACGGCGCGGCGTGCGCTCGCCGCCGTCGCATTGCTGGCGTGCGTTCGTCTAGCGATCTTGGGTGGCGTCGTCGTGACGATCGGCGATGTGGCGAATGCCGACACAGTCAACTTTTTTTTGATTACCATCCTCGGTATGTTTGTGGTCGGCGCCATCGCAGTATTCGGCGCGCATCGAATTGAAGGCTTGCGTCAGTCGGTATCCGAGGCCCGGAAGTTGGGACCGTATCGGCTAATCCGACCCATCGGCGCCGGCGGGATGGGGCAGGTCTATCTAGCCGAGCATGCACTACTCCGGCGACCCTGTGCGCTGAAGTTGATTCGCCCCGAACAAGTCGGTGATGCGCGATTTCTGGCTCGATTCGAGCGCGAAGTGCAAACGCTGGCCACGTTGACGCATCCCAACACGGTCCGAGTCTACGACTACGGCCTGGCCGCCGATGGCACTTTTTATTATGCCATGGAATACTTGTCCGGTTGGTCGCTTGAAGCACTTGTGGCCCGTGAAGGCCCACTTCCGCCCGCGCGGGCCGTGTACCTCTTACGCCAGGTCTGCGGCGCATTGCGCGAGGCCCACGCGGTCGGCTTGGTACATCGCGATATCAAGCCAGCCAATATCCTGGTTAGCGAAATCGGCGGAATGCATGACGTGGCAAAATTACTGGATTTCGGCTTGGTCCAGGTGGCAATCCCCACCACCGACGTCAACCTGACTGGCATCGGCGCCATTGTGGGAACGCCCGCCTTTATGTCGCCCGAGCAAGCCGCCGGCAGCGCTAATGTGGATTCCCGTTGCGACATCTATAGCCTTGGCGCGGTTGCGTATTTCCTGGTCACCGGAAAAGCGCCATTCACGCGATCTACGTCCGTGGAAACCATGGCCGCCCATCTGGCCGAGCCGGTCGTCGCGCCCAGCGGGCTGCGCGCTGAAATCCCCAGCGACTTGGAAGACATCATTTTACGATGTCTCACCAAGCAGCCGCACGATCGGTTTCCGAATGTCACGAGCCTGGAGCAGGCCTTGGCACGCTGCGCATGTCGCGACGACTGGTCAGCGGAGCAAGCCGCCAATTGGTGGCTAACTGCGACAAGCTCAGTTTACTAA
- a CDS encoding pre-peptidase C-terminal domain-containing protein, translating to MKTHSNTHARHWPRSRVSKCATARLELLEQRRLLVGDVFEPNDSFGAAFYVETGDVTVAGLSIHESGNDDWYVWTSPADGNLNIDVDFQHSAGDIDMVLHDAGGGVLAVSNKTTDNEHVFYLAQAGAVYFVRVYGYSGATNPSYTLKIDGPGLIPSDFCEPNEELAQAFNLHVGNQGYSGLTVHRGPGQEFQSSDDWYLWTALPGVGGTLRVDIDFLHAFGDLDLKLYDRSGTEVASSTSFENHESVTWGVSAGESVYVQVYGYNGATNPRYELSIDGPEIAGDRFEPNGALDYRTYVGTGDLSLGRLSLAFQDDDFYLWTAPSTGTLDVDVLFTHAQGDIDLELLDSFGQYVTQSNSTDDDEHVSIPVRGGDQFYIRVHGKSHLDTNPDYTLTIDGPDGSELIGDTDSDGDVDLNDLNAVRNYFGEGVIGGPRIPGDAYPFDGTVNLKDLNAVRNHFGESVGAPTSAPVVSVDSHGDRYRIPPPSLLFDALFRLIGENEAFGILSPKRAAVRRR from the coding sequence ATGAAGACGCACTCAAATACGCACGCCAGGCACTGGCCCCGCTCGCGCGTTAGTAAGTGCGCTACCGCCCGCCTTGAGCTGCTGGAACAGCGCCGGCTGCTAGTCGGCGACGTGTTTGAGCCGAATGACTCGTTCGGCGCAGCCTTCTACGTCGAGACCGGCGATGTGACCGTCGCGGGACTCTCGATCCACGAGTCTGGCAACGACGACTGGTATGTCTGGACATCGCCGGCCGACGGCAATCTCAATATCGATGTCGACTTCCAGCACTCGGCGGGCGATATCGATATGGTGCTCCACGATGCCGGCGGCGGCGTGTTGGCCGTGTCAAACAAAACCACGGACAATGAACACGTCTTCTACCTGGCCCAAGCCGGAGCGGTGTACTTCGTCCGTGTGTACGGCTACAGCGGCGCAACCAACCCGAGCTACACGCTCAAGATCGACGGCCCGGGACTGATTCCCAGCGACTTCTGCGAGCCGAACGAGGAGTTGGCACAGGCCTTCAATCTTCACGTCGGAAATCAAGGATACAGCGGGCTGACCGTCCATCGCGGGCCGGGACAGGAGTTTCAGTCGAGCGACGATTGGTATCTCTGGACGGCGCTCCCCGGCGTCGGCGGCACACTGCGGGTGGACATCGACTTCCTCCATGCCTTCGGTGACCTGGACTTGAAGCTGTATGACCGCAGCGGCACGGAGGTTGCCAGCTCAACCTCGTTCGAAAACCACGAGTCGGTCACGTGGGGCGTCTCGGCAGGGGAATCAGTCTACGTCCAGGTGTACGGCTACAACGGCGCGACCAATCCGCGCTACGAGCTGTCGATCGACGGTCCGGAAATCGCAGGCGACCGCTTCGAACCGAACGGCGCTCTGGACTACCGGACCTACGTGGGGACAGGGGACCTGTCGCTCGGCAGACTGTCGCTCGCTTTTCAGGACGACGATTTCTACCTCTGGACCGCGCCGTCCACCGGCACCCTGGACGTGGACGTGTTGTTCACCCATGCACAGGGGGACATCGACCTGGAGTTGCTGGACTCCTTTGGCCAATACGTCACGCAATCCAACTCCACGGATGACGACGAGCACGTCTCGATCCCGGTCCGCGGCGGCGATCAGTTTTACATCCGCGTGCATGGGAAGTCACACCTCGACACGAACCCAGATTACACCCTCACCATCGACGGGCCGGACGGTTCCGAGCTCATTGGCGATACCGACAGTGACGGCGACGTAGATCTCAACGACCTGAACGCGGTCCGCAACTATTTCGGCGAGGGAGTCATCGGCGGCCCACGCATCCCGGGCGACGCCTATCCCTTTGACGGCACCGTCAACCTCAAGGACCTGAACGCGGTCCGCAACCACTTCGGCGAATCGGTTGGCGCACCGACTTCGGCGCCGGTCGTCTCCGTCGACAGTCATGGCGATCGATATCGCATCCCGCCGCCATCCCTCCTGTTTGACGCGCTGTTTCGTCTAATCGGAGAAAACGAGGCGTTTGGTATCCTGTCGCCAAAGCGCGCGGCGGTGCGACGGCGCTGA
- a CDS encoding exonuclease domain-containing protein, whose product MAERMIFLDLETTGLNPRRHPIMQLAAIAVDQSLAPLEATELKIRFREQAATRASLRKNHYSAQWYRSCHEVPSGSASRLN is encoded by the coding sequence ATGGCCGAGAGAATGATCTTCTTAGATTTGGAAACGACAGGACTAAATCCCCGCCGGCATCCGATCATGCAACTCGCCGCCATCGCGGTCGACCAATCGCTCGCGCCACTAGAAGCGACCGAACTCAAGATCCGTTTCCGCGAACAAGCTGCCACACGGGCGAGTCTGCGCAAGAATCACTATTCGGCCCAGTGGTACCGAAGCTGTCATGAGGTGCCATCTGGAAGCGCCAGCCGGCTGAACTAG
- a CDS encoding TIGR03067 domain-containing protein yields MKTSLITLVLVCASLCGCAGDAPKSTDQANIQGIWLAQSESQNGHKRNVTYQYVFRGDKLTFQDETGKEMKYSFKLETVSSLKLIVIQPEKTLTNSTPVSVAYELNGDSLKIVVAASGSRPTELSDKNNQELIICKRKSP; encoded by the coding sequence ATGAAGACCTCGCTCATTACACTGGTTCTTGTTTGCGCTTCATTGTGCGGCTGCGCCGGAGACGCGCCGAAATCTACGGACCAAGCAAACATTCAAGGAATTTGGTTGGCGCAATCAGAAAGTCAAAACGGCCACAAAAGGAATGTGACTTACCAGTATGTCTTCAGGGGAGATAAGCTTACCTTCCAAGACGAGACTGGGAAGGAAATGAAGTATTCGTTCAAGTTGGAGACTGTCAGCAGCCTCAAGCTTATTGTTATTCAGCCAGAAAAGACGCTTACCAATTCGACGCCTGTCAGCGTTGCATATGAGTTGAACGGAGATTCGTTGAAGATTGTGGTCGCCGCTTCTGGTTCGCGCCCCACAGAATTATCAGACAAAAACAATCAAGAGTTGATTATCTGCAAGCGAAAGAGTCCATGA
- a CDS encoding helix-turn-helix transcriptional regulator gives MSIIINIDVMLAKRKMSVTELSEKVGITIANISILKNGKAKAIRLSTLESICRALECQPGDILEYRSGTSY, from the coding sequence ATGTCAATCATCATCAACATCGACGTCATGTTGGCCAAGCGGAAGATGAGCGTCACTGAGTTGTCCGAAAAAGTCGGCATCACGATCGCCAACATTTCCATCTTGAAAAACGGCAAGGCCAAGGCGATTCGGCTTTCGACGCTGGAGTCGATCTGCAGAGCGCTCGAATGTCAGCCTGGGGACATTTTGGAATACAGGAGCGGCACCTCGTACTAA
- a CDS encoding DUF2975 domain-containing protein, with translation MAKIVEALFDLKLISRESLDQMKTVRDALKRGPLQLIFTKEEKLSSSLRNSRESRSPMKRSAIIFLQIVIVLIGLAALALLLWEPQIEGRNKDASQFEIYFQDPFLVLVYAGSIPFFVALYQAIRALGYIGRDQVFSQEVVKALRIIKYCALAIIGFVVVEEIWILLASGEDNDNPGAPIFLGLLIVLPSIVVAVAAAMFERISQNGVDLKSENELTV, from the coding sequence ATGGCCAAGATCGTCGAAGCGCTATTTGACCTGAAGCTGATCTCTCGAGAGAGCCTCGATCAGATGAAAACAGTCCGGGACGCCCTGAAACGCGGTCCCTTGCAGTTGATTTTCACGAAGGAAGAAAAATTGTCTTCGTCGCTGAGAAATAGCCGAGAAAGTCGATCACCCATGAAACGAAGCGCAATCATCTTTCTTCAGATCGTCATTGTGCTCATTGGCCTCGCCGCTCTTGCGCTGTTGCTGTGGGAACCTCAGATCGAAGGCAGGAACAAGGACGCCTCGCAATTTGAGATCTACTTCCAGGATCCGTTTCTGGTGCTGGTGTACGCAGGCTCCATTCCATTCTTTGTGGCACTCTATCAGGCGATCCGCGCATTGGGCTACATCGGAAGAGATCAAGTCTTCTCGCAGGAAGTCGTGAAGGCGTTGCGGATCATCAAATACTGCGCGCTAGCCATCATTGGCTTTGTCGTCGTCGAGGAAATCTGGATTCTGCTGGCCAGCGGCGAAGACAATGACAATCCTGGCGCTCCGATTTTTCTCGGGCTCCTCATTGTTCTTCCTTCGATCGTCGTCGCCGTAGCGGCGGCGATGTTTGAGCGGATTTCGCAAAATGGCGTGGATCTGAAATCCGAAAATGAATTAACGGTGTGA